CCAGCGTGGGAGCCCGGTTGTCCCAGAGGAGTTTGAGGGTTTCGCTCCAGCCGCGCACTTTTTGCAGTTCATCGAGAATCAGCAGGACCGGTGTGCCGGAACGGGTTGCCTCGGTGACCGCGCGGCGCCACTGGGTTTCGATCCAGGCTGCGTCGAGGGGCACCGGGCTGTCAGCGGTGGCATAGATACCCGGGATGCCGATGGCTTCCTGAATCTGTCGGGCAATGGTGGTTTTTCCCACCTGGCGGGGACCGATCAGGACATGAATGACCGGGGCCGGTCGTAAAAGTTCGGTCAGGAGGGTAGCCTGCAAGGGTCGTTTGTAGCTCATAACCACTTTGTATCAAAAAACTTTATTCCATTCAACTATTTTTACTCAATGATTGAGTAAAAATACTCAATCGTCTCAGCCTTTGTCGTGATGGACGACGCGCCCGAGCTCCGGGTCAACAACGCGGCCGGCGCCGCGGTGACTTGTGCGGGGAAGTCATGGGCCCGGAGGACCCGGACTTCGCCTTCTTTTCGATGCCCATCAGTTACCGTTCCGGCCGTCTCCCGGGGGGGTGGTCAGCTCCGCCCAGAGGTCGTCGGCTTCAATCGGGTTGAAGGCGCGGATTCCCCGGACCTCGAACCGTTGCGCCCCGTTGTAAAGGACCACTCCGGAGCGGCTCCCCCGGGCGCCGAACGAAGGGAAACGTTCCAGAACCCGGACGAAATCGGGGGTGAAGGTGGCGGCGGACTTGATCTCGACGGGCGTCAGCGCCCCGTTCTCCCGGATGATCAGGTCGACCTCGGCGCCGTTGGAATCCCTGAAGAAGTAAAGCTCCGGCCGAATCCCCCGGTTCAGGGCGCCCTTCACGATATCGGCCACCACGAGGTTCTCGTACAGGTTGCCGCGCAGGGGGTCCCGGGCCGCCTGCTCCGCCGTGTGAATCCCCAGCAGGAAGGCCGCCAGGCCGACGTCCGTGAAGTAGATCTTCGGGGACTTGACCAACCGGCGGCGGATGTTCTCGAAGAAGGGGGGCAACTCGAACACGACGTAAGACGCCTTCAAGACCGAGACCCAGTTGCGGAGGGTCGTCGCCGAAACCCCCACGTCGCCGGACAGGGAGGCCAGGTTCACGATCTGCCCGACCCGCCCCGCCAGAAGCACGAGGAAGGTCTGGAACTGCAGAAGGTCGCGCAGGTTGATCATGGCCCGGACGTCGCGTTCGACATAGGTCTGGAGATAGCCGTTGTAGAACCGGCGGGGTTCGAGCCCTTCCTCGTGCAGGCGGGGGAAGCAGCCCCGGACGACCAGGTCGAAGGGGTCCAGGGCCGCCGGGTATCGGCGCAGCTCCCGACAGGAGAAGGGCCAGAGGGTCAGCATGGCGGTCCGACCCGCCAGGGACTGGGTGATCGCCTCGTGGAGGCGCAGTTGATGACTGCCGGTGAGGATGAAACGCCCCCGGCGGGGATCCTGGTCCACCATGCCCTGGAGGTAGGAGAGCAGGACCGGGAGCCGCTGGATTTCGTCCAGCACGGCGGTGTCCTGCCGGCCGAGAAAGCCGCGCGGGTCGGCCTGTGCCGCCATCCGGACGTCCGGGTCCTCCAGGGAGAGGTACGGCTTGCCGGGGAAGGTCGTCCGGGCCAGGGTCGTCTTTCCCGCCTGGCGGGGCCCCAGGATCGTGGTGACGGGATACTCGTCGGCGGCCTGGGTCAACTCGGCGGTGAGGTCTCGGGTGATCATGCGTTCAGGTTATCGCGAAAGCATGAAAAACGCAAATCAAAATTCTGAATTGCATAATTTGTGACACGATGCTGGAAAGGCCGGCCACATCGTTGCCGCCTTCCAACCAAGAGCCCGTCAGGCAGAAAACGCCGGGCGATTCCGGTCGAGGTAAATTTGTCGGTTGTACAGGACAGAAATCCATCAGCATGGATTTTGTACGACACCACGTACATTTTAGGCCGGCGATCGTCCCGAATCAGCCTCAAGCCCCGAGAAACGGTCAGAGTGCCTCGTCGAGCCATCGCGGCATCGGAGCAACCGCGTACAGGGGGATGGAAAGGACCCCGTCGTGAAGGGACAGCGGGAGGTTGGAAAAGCGGACCCCCAACGGGCAGGCGTGCTCCTCCCGGTAGAGCTTCAGGCTCCTGAGCCGGCCGGTCTTGCCGGCTTTCACCTCGACGGGGAAGGCCCGGCCCCCGTACGGGAACAGGTAATCCACTTCCGCCTGGCTGCCCCGGCAGTCCCTCGCCCAGAAGAACAGCTTCCGGTCTTCGTAGGGGTCTTCCGTGGCCAGCATCTCCTGGCCGACCCATTGCTCGGCCACTGCCCCCGCCTGGATGGACAGGACGTCGTCAGACAGGGCGATCCGGTGATCCAGGCCGCAGGCGTGCTGCATCAGGCCAACGTCCAGAAACAGGATCTTGAATTTTTCCTCGTCCGCGTGCACCTCGAGGGGCAGACCGTGCCCCGACGTCGCCCGGATGCGTGTCACCACCCGGGCATGCTCGAGCATCTCCAGGGCCGCCTTCAACTCCCGCGATCGGTCGTCCCGGCTGACGTCGACGTAACGGAACCGTTGTCCGACAAGGCCGGGGGCCTTGAGAAAGACTTTCTGGAGGTGCTCGAGCCGGGTCGGGCCGGCGTACTTGCCGAAGTCATCCCGGAAGGTCTGCAGGAGCGAGGCGTGGACCCTCCGGACCGCCACCGGGCTGCCCTGATCCAGGTACACCCGGACGGCCTCGGGCATCCCGCCGGTCAGGAGGTAGGTTTTGAACTGACGGGAGAGTTCGTCGTGAAGGGGGGGCTCGATACCCTCCCGGAGGGTCACACGCTCCAGGTAGTCCCGGAGGGACGTCTTGCCCACGGCCGCCAGGAATTCGCCGAAGCGCATCGGGAACATGTGGAGGTACTGGACCCGCCCCACCGGCATGCTCAATTCCGGGGCCCGGAGGCTGAAATCCACCAGGGAGCCTGCCGCCAGGACATGCCGTTCGGGGGCCCTCTCGCGGAAATACCGCAACGCTGTGAGCGCGGCCGGGCATCGCTGGATCTCGTCGAGGAAGAGAAGGGAGGCGCCCGGCCGGAGGGGTTCGCCGGTGAGGATTTCGAGGGTCCGGACGATCCGCTCCGGATCGGGGGACTCGAAGGCGCGGGCCATCTCCGGCTGACGTTCGAAGTTGACTTCCAGCAAGTTCTCGAAGTGCTCGCGACCGAACTTCATCACCGTGAACGTTTTTCCCACCTGCCGTGCGCCCCGGAGGAGCAGCGGCTTCCGCCCGTCCTCGTCCTTCCAGGCCTTGAGCACTTTCTCGACGTCTCTGTCCATCGCCTCTCTCCTGTTGGTCTGGGGGTATTTTAGCCTTTGTTTGGCTGAAAAACAAACCTATTTCAGCCAACTTTTGGCTAAAATGCAGGGTAATACACACAAGCCATCCAGGATGAGAAGGTTGGACTCGTTGAGAAGGAAGACGCCGAAGCGGAAAGCGCATCATGCCTGGCGCAGGGTATGAATCGCTCCGCCGGGGTGCCCGACGAAAGGACAATGGGCGGGCCCTTCCGGACCGGCCCTGCGATCCGGGGCGGAGGACTTTGACCGTCAGGATCGGGGTGGAAATTCACCCGATGGGGAGTCCGGTTGACTTCGTCCTTCCGTTCCGGTTTTTTTCACCTCGGAGCATTTTGTGGCATTTTTCCCGGCATTTTTATTTTGAAGAAATTTTATGTTGTGTTTTTGCAGTTGGTTGCGCCGGAGTTCAATTCCCTGCACCGAAAGGCGGATTCTGCCGCGCCCGAGCGGCCACTGCCATGCGGGTTTCTTGGTGGAAGGGGGCTGAATCACCCGTCCGGGCCGGGTGCGGAAGCTACGGGATCAAGCGGCTGCAGCGAAACTCAGGCGGGCGGCCTGCGTGTGAGCCAGACCGGCGGCTTCCAGCATGGCCAAGCGAATCAGACAGACGGTCGTCAGGTGAGCCACCCGTTCCTGCTCGAAGGTGTCCGGAGTGGCGCAGTGCCAGTGCGTGGCCTGCAGGGTTCGCTTTAAATCGCGATATAGGGCGGCCGGGTTTCAGGCAGGGCCAGGGCGGTGTGACCGGCGGCCAGGACGCGCAAACCGTGCCAACGTTCCTTGCCGGTGCGTTTGGCCAACTCAGCGGTCAGACGCCCGCCCCAGGGACGCGGCAAGATCGAACGCTTCTTCGGCACCGTGAGGATGCAGTTCCTCGACGTCCACCGCTTCAGAACCCTGGAGGAGATCAACCCGGCCTTCGCCCGCTGGTTGGTCGAGTACCACCAGACCCTCCACGCTTCTCTGAAAGCCACGCCCCTCGGCCGCACCACCGTCCACTTCCTCCCCTGGGACCTCTCCCGCGTCTTCTACGGCGACGACCAGCGGCTCGCCCGCCCCCTCGACCGCGCCCAAAACGCCCGCCGTTTCGACCACCCCGCTTCCCGGCCCTGCCCGGAGGACCGCCATGAAAACTGAAAACACCCCCTCCCTTGCCGAGTTCTTCGGCTGGAGCCATCACCCCTTCGCCGACACCCGCCCCCTGCCGGAGCCTTTCCTGAGTCCCCGCGACCAGTCCTTCCTGCGCACGGCCGGCGAACTCCTGGCCCGCTCCCGACGGTCCCGACCCGGTCGATCCCGACCCGGTCGATCATGCCCCTGACGAGCCCGTCGCGGACGATCATGCCCTGGACGATCAACTGCCGGACTCGATGAAGCATGAACCCGATGATCACTCAAGCGCCAGTGATCCTTCCATGGCCGATCTCTGGTAAAATACCCCTGGACACATGCGGGATTTCAGGGCGGAAATCAACACCGTTTCATTCCTCCGGCCAGAGGATGAAGTCCTGGAGGTTTTCCGGATGGATGACCCGGGTGGAGCTGCCGGGGTAACCATTCAGGAAACTTTTCGGGAAGCGGACCTTCTTGCGCGGACTCCATTTGAACTCATATGCGGAGAATGCTCCGCCAGATTCCTCGATGTAATCGACTTCCTACTGCTGAACCGTCCGCGAAAAACAGGAATTGGCAGAGAGGATTTGGTGCCAGGTGCTATCTTACGGCAGCGAAATCAGTCAGACATCGTGATGGTAGGTGTAACCCTTTTGATATCTGTCGAACAAAAGGATCGTTCGCTGCGGGCTCGTCGGGGGCTTCGGCCGCGGGGAGGGTCCGCTTTGCCGGGGAGACCGGATCTGGCTTGATCTGCAACCGGATTCCGTCTATCCTGCTTTCGTCCGCACGCTCGTTCACCACCCCACGAAAAGGAGACATCGTCATGGCCCGGCAGAACAAGGTTCATCTGAGGCTTCCCAACGACCAGGAGTTTCTTCCCGTCGCGCAGGCCTTCATCCGCGAAACCGCCTCCCGCTTCGGTCTCGGCGGGAGTTCCCTGGGGCAGATCGAGGTGGCCTCGGAGGAAGCCATCATCAACGTCATCAAGCACACCTACGACGTGGAGGAGAACGACACCTTCGAGATCGTCTGCGAGCGGCTGCCGAACGGCATCCGGGTCGTCATCAAGGAACGGGGGATCCCCTTCGACCCCAGCCAGGCGCCCCGCTACCAGCCCGCGGCCGGCATCGAGGACGCCGACTCCTCCGGCCTCGGCATTTTCCTCATGCGGGAACTGGTGGACGAGTGCACGTTCCGGAACCTCGGTCCCGAGGGAAAGGAAACCGTGCTGGTCAAGTACAGCGAGAACGCCGACGCCCCCATTCCGGCACACGACGCCTCTCCCGGCCCGGCCGAGCCGGAGGTGATCCGGGAGGAGCTGGACTACACCGTCCGGCACATGGCCGACCACGAGGCCATCGAGGTCTCGCGATGCGCCTACAAGTCACACGGCTACAGCTTTTTCGACGATCACATCTACTACCCTGAACGCCTGGTGGAACTCAACCACTCCGGCCAGATGATCTCGGCCGTGGCGGTGACGAAGGACAACCGGTTCATGGGCCACAGCGCCCTCCTGTTCCAGGACGACGCCGACCGGATCGCGGAACTGACTTTCGTGTTCGTCAACGTCGAGTACCGGGGCCAGGGGGCCCTCGGCCGCATGATCGAGTTCCTGTTCGACGCCCCGGCTTCCCGCCCGCTGGACGGTCTCTACGCCTACTCCGTGGCCAACCACCCCTTCACCCAGAAGTCCACGACCCGGTTCGGCATCCACGACTGCGGCATCCTCCTGGCGACCAGCCCCGCGAGCTGGAAGTTCCGCGGCATCCCCGGCGACCCCACCCAGCGCATCAGCGTGGTGCTGAGCTTCAAGTACATCACGCCCCCCGTCCGCCAGACGCTTTACCCCCCCGCACGCCACCGGGAGATGGTGGAGAGGCTGTACCGCAACATCGGGGCCGACCACGACTACCGCGTCCCCGACCCGCACCGCCCGCACGACCCGGCGGCCCTCACCCGGATCGTGACCAGCGACAACGCGTCCGAAGGGTGCGCGGAACTCTACCTGTCCCACTACGGGCCCGACGCGGTGCTCGCGGTGCGCCGGCTGCTTCGCCGGTACTGCCTGCAGAAGTACGCCGCCATCAACCTGTTCCTGAACCTCGGTGACCCCGACACGTTCCACCTCACGGGCGAGTTCGAGAAAATGGGGTTCTTCTTCGCGGGGATCCTTCCGCGCGCCCGGGTCGGGGACACCCTGATGCTTCAGTACCTGAACAACGTGGACCTGGCCTACGACAAGATCTGCGCCGTTTCCGACGTCGCCCGGGACGTCCTCGCCTACATTCGGGCGAACGACCCCAACGCCGACCTGTGACACGGACCGTCGGGGCCATGGATTTACAGCGCCTCTTCCCGCAGCTTCCCGGGCCGCGGACGGGTCCCGTCGACCTGGATGCGGAGTCCGTCCGCTGGCGTCAAGCCCACCGGGACGACTTCCCCGCCGGCGGGCCCAACCCCCTGCTGGACCCGCGTGTCTGCCAGCGTTTCATCGACGGGATTCACCGCGAACGCGGCCTGGACTGGTCGTACGGCGGTTACCTCGAGGACCGTTCCCGCCTCTGGGCCGGGAGTTACCTGGACGCCGCCGGAAACTACCTCCACCTGGGGGTGGATTTCCACGTGCCGCCGGGGACGCCGGTCGCGACTCCCGTGGCCGCGACCGTGATGATGGTGGACGACGACCACGACGCGGACGGGGGGTGGGGGCCCCGGGTGTTCGTCCAGCCCTCGGGGCCCGACCTGTCCGGGGTGGTCCTGCTCTTCGCCCACCTCCGGGACGTTCGCCGGCCCGTCGGGACCGTCCTGGCCCCGGGCACGGTCCTGGCCGAGGTGGGCGGCCCGCCCGCCAACGGCAACTGGGCCCCCCACCTTCACGTCCAGGCCGTGGCGAAGCCGTATTTCGAGGAAATCCTGCTGGACCGGTTTCACGAACTCGACGGGTACGGCTGCGCCGGCCAGCGGGAGGAGCTGGCCCGGCTCTTCCCGGACCCCCTGGCCTTCCTCTTTTCCTGAGCGGACGGCGCCGTCCCGACCGCTTCCCCGGGCCCTCAATCCCTCCGCTGGAGCAATTCCTCCCGGCGTTTCCAGTACTCGGCGGTGGAGATCTCCCCCCGGTTCCGCTGGACCTCCAGTTCACGGACCGCCTTGTCGTAGTCGAAACGGGGTGCGCCGTCGGCGCCGCCGGTGTTCACCGCGCCGCCCCAGGCGGGAGCCGGCGCCGGCGCCGGGGCGACCGCGCCGGTCCGGAAAGCCCACTCCAGGAGGAAGTCGGCCAGCCCCAGCGGGATGAGCACGAACGCCGGGCCGACCCACAGCAGGAGCTTCAGAAACATGTTGAGGAGAAAAACGAAGGACGCACCCCCGAACCCCCGGGGCGCCTCGCTGCTCTGGGCCACTGTGGCCATCAGGAGGGTCACCCCCGTGACGACGAGCCACGCGAGGGCGAGACGGTAGGACTTCCGGCCGTACTCCTCGTTCATGGGCCGGCTGAAGGTGAGCAGCAGCATGAAGACCGAGGAGAGGACGAGGCAGACCAGCCCCGCCAGGGTGAGGAACCCCACCAGGAAGGGCATGAACCCGCCGGCTTGCATGAGGAGGAACGGCTGGTAGAGCCCGACGGTCTCCAGCGAGCTTCCCCGCGGGACCAGAAGGCTGACGAGGAACAGGCCCCCGCCCACGCCCCCGGTCCACACCGCCGTCAGGTTTTCCCGTTGGAAGCAGATGGCCAGTCCCCCGGCGAAGAGGCCGATCATCCCCAGGCTCGAGAGCACGGAGGCAAAAGCCGCCTCGGGACGTGCGATGGCGAACATCTTCAACTGGGAACCGCCCTCGAAGAGGAACATCAACAGGGGGAGCAGGCCGATCCCCGCCATCACCGCACCTCGGGCCCACCCCGCCAGGACGTTGGTCAGCACGAAGACCCCGATGGCGGCCAGGAGGGGATAGAGCGCCAGGAAGATCAGGACGCCCGGCACCCCCTCCTGGAGGAGCAGCCAGATGTTCAGGAAGACGATCCCCTGCCGGGGCTCGATCAACGGCAGCAGGAACCCTGCCAGCAGGAGAACCGCGAGAAAACGGTAGGGGGAGGGGCTGAGCTGGTTGCCGCCCGGGTTTCCGGTCAATTCGGACCACACGGTTGATGCCATCGTTCCTCCTGGGGTGCCCCGGGCCCGGCGATTCGGGCAAGCGTGCGGACCCGGATCCGGAATCGGTTGAAACTGGTTTTCAAACGGGCTCACAGTGTACCTTCAAATGATAGCCGGGAACGGGCCCGCCTGCAAGGAAAAAGACGTTGGGGTGCTCCGGGCCCGGGCCCGCCCGAGAAGCGTTACCCCCTTTTTCCGCTTGCCATTTGAAGCAATGTCGGATAGGCTTGAAATTGGCTTTATCGGGAAACGACACCTGACCGCACCCTGACGGTCGTGTCGTGTTTATTGTTCCCTTGGGGAGAGAGAAACCGTGCCCCAATCGGAAACCGTGGTCCTGGATCTGTGCCGTCGCCTGTTCGGGCAGGCGGGGGAGGCCGTTTTCCTGTTGCGGGACGGCCGGGTGGCGGAGTGCAGCGAGGCCTTCCCCGCCCTGCTGGGATGTCGCCGGAACGATCTGCTGGGGCGCGATTTCCTCCGCCTGACCGGCGAACACCGCCCGAGCGGACACACCCCGTCCGCGTCCCTGGCCTACAGCCTCCGGGCCGCCCAGGACGGATACCCCCAGAACATCGTGGTATCCTTGGCGACCGCGGGGGGCCCGATGGCCCTCGAGCTGTCGCTGGGCCCCGCGGATCTCCCCGGCGCTCCGGCGGTGCTGGGCATCGCGCGGCGGCCGCCCGGGGAGCCGGCCTCCGGGGAGGTGCCGCGCCAGTCCGACGAGGGTCTCCGGGCGATCTTCAACAAGGCCATGGACGGGTTCCTGCTGGCCGACGTCGACACCCGCCGTTTCCGCCTGGGCAACGACGCCATCTGCCGGATGCTGGGGTACACGCCGGAGGAGATCCTGACCCTGGGGGTGGAGGACATCCACCCCGAGAAGGACCTCCCCACCGTGGTGGGCTTCTTCGACCGGCAGGCCCGCGGGGAGATCAAGATCGCCCCGGACGTCCCCCTGAAGCGGAAGGACGGGACGGTCCTCTACGCCGACATCAACTCGGGCCCCGTCCTGATCGGCGACCAGCGTTACCTCCTCGGGATCTTCCGGGACAACACCGAACACCATCGGCAGCAGGAGCAGCTTCGACGCTCCGAACGCGAGTGGTGGGCCACCTTCCAGGCCATCGGCCACCCCACGCTGCTCATGCGGCCCGACCACACCATCCTGGCCGCCAACCGCTCCACGGTCGCCGCCCTCGGGATGCCCGAGGCCGACCTGGTCGGCCGGAAGTGCCACGATCTCTTCCACCCCGGCGTCCCTGACCCTCCCGACTGCTGCCCGCTGGGGACGGTGGTCTCGTCAGGGAAGCTCGAGACCCAGGACATGGAGATCGAGGCCCTGGGCGGGACCTACCTGGTTTCGTGCACCCCGCTGCTGGACGAGGGGGGGAAAGTCGACCGGGTCCTCCACATCGCCACCGACATCACCGTGCGGAAACGGGCGGAACACGATCTTCGGAAGAGCGAGCAGCGGTTTCGCACCATCCTGGACTCCCTGGACGATGCCGTCCTGATCCTGGACGCCCGGGATTACCGGATCCTGGACGTCAACCACCGGACCCTGGAGATGCACGGCTTCGGACGGGAGGAGGTCCTGGACCTGGCGGGTGCGGACCTGGGGTCCGGGCGGCCCCCTTT
The sequence above is drawn from the Acidobacteriota bacterium genome and encodes:
- a CDS encoding ATP-binding protein, whose product is MITRDLTAELTQAADEYPVTTILGPRQAGKTTLARTTFPGKPYLSLEDPDVRMAAQADPRGFLGRQDTAVLDEIQRLPVLLSYLQGMVDQDPRRGRFILTGSHQLRLHEAITQSLAGRTAMLTLWPFSCRELRRYPAALDPFDLVVRGCFPRLHEEGLEPRRFYNGYLQTYVERDVRAMINLRDLLQFQTFLVLLAGRVGQIVNLASLSGDVGVSATTLRNWVSVLKASYVVFELPPFFENIRRRLVKSPKIYFTDVGLAAFLLGIHTAEQAARDPLRGNLYENLVVADIVKGALNRGIRPELYFFRDSNGAEVDLIIRENGALTPVEIKSAATFTPDFVRVLERFPSFGARGSRSGVVLYNGAQRFEVRGIRAFNPIEADDLWAELTTPPGDGRNGN
- a CDS encoding ATP-binding protein encodes the protein MDRDVEKVLKAWKDEDGRKPLLLRGARQVGKTFTVMKFGREHFENLLEVNFERQPEMARAFESPDPERIVRTLEILTGEPLRPGASLLFLDEIQRCPAALTALRYFRERAPERHVLAAGSLVDFSLRAPELSMPVGRVQYLHMFPMRFGEFLAAVGKTSLRDYLERVTLREGIEPPLHDELSRQFKTYLLTGGMPEAVRVYLDQGSPVAVRRVHASLLQTFRDDFGKYAGPTRLEHLQKVFLKAPGLVGQRFRYVDVSRDDRSRELKAALEMLEHARVVTRIRATSGHGLPLEVHADEEKFKILFLDVGLMQHACGLDHRIALSDDVLSIQAGAVAEQWVGQEMLATEDPYEDRKLFFWARDCRGSQAEVDYLFPYGGRAFPVEVKAGKTGRLRSLKLYREEHACPLGVRFSNLPLSLHDGVLSIPLYAVAPMPRWLDEAL
- a CDS encoding integrase core domain-containing protein — encoded protein: MANSAVRRPPQGRGKIERFFGTVRMQFLDVHRFRTLEEINPAFARWLVEYHQTLHASLKATPLGRTTVHFLPWDLSRVFYGDDQRLARPLDRAQNARRFDHPASRPCPEDRHEN
- a CDS encoding ATP-binding protein; its protein translation is MARQNKVHLRLPNDQEFLPVAQAFIRETASRFGLGGSSLGQIEVASEEAIINVIKHTYDVEENDTFEIVCERLPNGIRVVIKERGIPFDPSQAPRYQPAAGIEDADSSGLGIFLMRELVDECTFRNLGPEGKETVLVKYSENADAPIPAHDASPGPAEPEVIREELDYTVRHMADHEAIEVSRCAYKSHGYSFFDDHIYYPERLVELNHSGQMISAVAVTKDNRFMGHSALLFQDDADRIAELTFVFVNVEYRGQGALGRMIEFLFDAPASRPLDGLYAYSVANHPFTQKSTTRFGIHDCGILLATSPASWKFRGIPGDPTQRISVVLSFKYITPPVRQTLYPPARHREMVERLYRNIGADHDYRVPDPHRPHDPAALTRIVTSDNASEGCAELYLSHYGPDAVLAVRRLLRRYCLQKYAAINLFLNLGDPDTFHLTGEFEKMGFFFAGILPRARVGDTLMLQYLNNVDLAYDKICAVSDVARDVLAYIRANDPNADL
- a CDS encoding peptidoglycan DD-metalloendopeptidase family protein; protein product: MDLQRLFPQLPGPRTGPVDLDAESVRWRQAHRDDFPAGGPNPLLDPRVCQRFIDGIHRERGLDWSYGGYLEDRSRLWAGSYLDAAGNYLHLGVDFHVPPGTPVATPVAATVMMVDDDHDADGGWGPRVFVQPSGPDLSGVVLLFAHLRDVRRPVGTVLAPGTVLAEVGGPPANGNWAPHLHVQAVAKPYFEEILLDRFHELDGYGCAGQREELARLFPDPLAFLFS